GGACAAGAAATAACCATTCCATTTAAGCCAACTCTTTTCCGTTTATTCACCGCTGAATAAATCCAGCTGTCTGGGTGCCAGGTCTTCGTACTCAATATTTAAAAGCTTTTGCATTTGTTTTGCATTATCTGCAGCGTCTCCGCCTGAATTATTATTAAAGAGAAGATAAATATCTTTAGTCGCATCTTTCAGCTGATCAATCTTTTCATGCCATTCCTGCAATTCCTGTTGATTGTACCGGTACAGATACCTGACTTCCCGCCAATCTTCACCATTTGCAGGTCTTGTCCATCCATGCACATTTCTGCCGTGCATCCTGATTAACGTTTTATTGTTATCTGTCGCTCTCACTACAGCGGGAATGGACCCGCTTCCGGCTTGAGGCTCGTCGCAAATGCTGTGAATCCACTTTTCCTGTTCCATAAAAGTTAGGGTCTTCTCATATGTATTAGGTGCAAACCATGATTGATGCCTGAATTCTAACGCAACGGGAACTTCACCCATTTGCTCTTTGCACCATCTCAAATAACTGACATTCTCTTTTTTGCATTCAAACCATGGCGGGAATTGAAATA
The window above is part of the Metabacillus dongyingensis genome. Proteins encoded here:
- a CDS encoding DUF72 domain-containing protein, with the protein product MIYIGLTGWGDHDALYPNGTSAGDKLKEYSGHFPIVEVDASFYAVQPQRNAEKWVKDTPESFQFIVKAYQGMTGHQRGDIPFDSKEEMFQAFHHSIAPYQAGGKLGMVLFQFPPWFECKKENVSYLRWCKEQMGEVPVALEFRHQSWFAPNTYEKTLTFMEQEKWIHSICDEPQAGSGSIPAVVRATDNNKTLIRMHGRNVHGWTRPANGEDWREVRYLYRYNQQELQEWHEKIDQLKDATKDIYLLFNNNSGGDAADNAKQMQKLLNIEYEDLAPRQLDLFSGE